The following coding sequences are from one Gigantopelta aegis isolate Gae_Host chromosome 15, Gae_host_genome, whole genome shotgun sequence window:
- the LOC121390460 gene encoding uncharacterized protein LOC121390460 — protein sequence MEILLTFRRFSQLTCLLLLLYTSVTVTLSWQTLVTTLALLGSIFLFGDTEAATTNDETVNPLKGKPRCPLLTKEQTRNMENAVFRYVTYDAENAQSVTNMDPIKRNTECIFAKTARIWGSPEWKEELTLEENVYRILPTFYQFTMLCEQLGLDMFVLELPGKLYGLDIEMFANAFRRTLKVMSDHDPKKVKCMNRSYVGKKGWVFEFNRLTFFITTFAPFYPPTHSRHAHGCEHCYVAFQPEISFAQHDLPPDTPETNWDNPVTVRDKIRLAFKNAGRAYQIRDTIYYAPSADMIKPIEREGRLIKWWKPKK from the exons ATGGAGATACTGTTGACATTTCGGAGGTTTTCCCAGCTGACGTgtctgttgttgctgctgtacACGTCGGTAACCGTGACGCTATCGTGGCAGACACTGGTTACTACGTTGGCTTTGCTAG gTTCAATTTTTCTATTCGGCGATACGGAAGCCGCTACAACTAACGACGAAACTGTCAACCCACTGAAAGGAAAACCGCGCTGTCCACTTCTGACGAAGGAGCAGACGAGAAACATGGAAAACGCGGTTTTTAGATACGTCACGTACGACGCAGAAAACGCCCAGAGTGTTACAAACATGGATCCAATAAAACGAAACACGGAATGTATTTTCGCCAAGACGGCCAGAATTTGGGGATCTCCGGAGTGGAAGGAGGAACTGACGCTAG aagaaAACGTTTATAG GATTTTGCCGACGTTTTACCAGTTCACGATGTTGTGTGAACAGCTTGGCTTGGACATGTTTGTGTTAGAGTTGCCGGGGAAACTGTACGGCCTTGACATAGAG ATGTTTGCCAATGCCTTCCGAAGAACTCTGAAAGTGATGTCGGACCACGACCCTAAAAAGGTGAAATGCATGAACCGATCTTACGTCGGCAAGAAGGGCTGGGTGTTCGAGTTCAATCGTCTGACATTCTTCATCACTACTTTCGCGCCATTTTATCCGCCCACGCATTCGCGCCACGCGCACGGGTGCGAGCACTGTTACGTCGCATTCCAGCCAGAGATCTCATTTGCTCAGCACGATCTTCCACCTGACACCCCTGAAACAAATTGGGATAACCCAGTGACCGTGAGAGACAAAATACGATTGGCCTTCAAGAATGCTGGACGAGCCTATCAGATAAGAGATACCATATATTATGCACCGTCAGCTGACATGATTAAGCCAATCGAAAGAGAAGGACGTTTGATAAAGTGGTGGAAACCCAAAAAGTGA
- the LOC121390271 gene encoding short transient receptor potential channel 6-like — translation MDIIRMRAKSVEDKKYRLLQDRLEAGLSEGERYFLTAAEIGDIDTLKSLLNEGKVSINCVDPQGRTALELAVAANVEGVVCHLLDKVSGRIVHKAFLCACDYDRDTIFEIILQHPIYARSPSDEDVELTMPLYSKYVTRRNPQVELQDKLREALIRAAKRNNFQIVKQLMLRGATLVLPHDYFCNCNQCTTQRSEDFKVYTSTRLDTFRAMASPAYMVLTEEDPIISAFRHSVNFRKMAEIESEFKLLYNQLDQQVQDFTTDLMDQCHSSDEVKTILSGPIPVQEEGDEVEEDDNDSAILPILTAAIKMGQKKFVAHNQSQAQIAELWYSGVPFLRYLNRFTYLMLAIPIGILLVPVMSVIYLVWPWGKVSGVPPMSVIYLVWRCRTSHVRHISRVAVLYQSCPSYTPRGRVVPVMSVIYLVWPCCTSHVRHIPRVAVLYQSCPCCTSHVRHIPHVAVLYK, via the exons ATGGATATTATACGGATGCGAGCGAAAAGCGTCGAGGACAAGAAGTACAGACTTCTTCAGGATCGTCTGGAAGCTGGACTCTCTGAAGGAGAGAGATACTTTCTGACAGCTGCAGAGATCGGGGACATCGATACCCTGAAATCCCTGTTAAACGAGGGCAAGGTAAGCATCAACTGTGTTGACCCTCAGGGTAGGACAGCATTGGAACTGGCCGTGGCGGCAAATGTCGAAGGTGTCGTCTGCCATTTGCTGGACAAGGTTTCTGGAAGGATTGTTCACAAGGCTTTTCTTTGCGCCTGCGACTACGATCGGGACACGATCTTTGAGATTATATTACAGCATCCCATTTACGCCAGGTCGCCGTCAGACGAAGATGTGGAACTGACAATGCCTTTGTATTCCAAGTACGTGACGAGAAGAAACCCGCAGGTGGAGCTTCAGGATAAGCTGAGGGAGGCGCTGATTCGGGCGGCCAAGAGGAACAACTTCCAGATCGTCAAGCAGCTTATGCTGAGAGGGGCCACCCTGGTGCTCCCACACGACTACTTCTGCAACTGCAACCAGTGTACAACTCAACGCAGTGAGGATTTTAAG GTGTACACTAGCACTAGACTCGACACCTTCCGAGCCATGGCGAGCCCAGCCTATATGGTGCTTACGGAGGAGGACCCGATCATCTCCGCCTTCCGGCATAGCGTCAACTTCCGGAAGATGGCGGAAATTGAATCCGAATTTAAG TTACTGTACAATCAGCTGGATCAACAGGTACAGGATTTCACGACTGACCTCATGGATCAGTGTCACAGCTCGGACGAGGTGAAGACAATCCTGAGCGGTCCCATCCCCGTCCAGGAGGAGGGGGACGAGGTGGAGGAGGATGATAACGACAGCGCAATACTCCCCATCCTCACAGCGGCCATCAAAATGGGACAGAAGAAg TTTGTTGCTCACAATCAGAGTCAGGCCCAGATCGCTGAACTGTGGTACAGCGGCGTGCCCTTTCTCCGCTACCTGAACCGGTTCACCTACCTGATGCTAGCCATACCTATAGGCATCCTTCTCGTACCTGTGATGTCCGTCATATACCTCGTGTGGCCGTGGGGAAAGGTAAGTGGTGTACCACCCATGTCCGTTATATACCTTGTGTGGCGGTGCCGTACCAGTCATGTCCGTCATATATCCCGTGTGGCCGTGTTGTACCAGTCATGTCCGTCATATACTCCGCGTGGACGTGTTGTACCAGTCATGTCTGTCATATACCTCGTGTGGCCGTGTTGTACCAGTCATGTCCGTCATATACCCCGTGTGGCCGTGTTGTACCAGTCATGTCCGTGTTGTACCAGTCATGTCCGTCATATACCTCATGTGGCCGTGTTGTACAAGTAA